Proteins encoded in a region of the Ziziphus jujuba cultivar Dongzao chromosome 3, ASM3175591v1 genome:
- the LOC107422075 gene encoding protein ENHANCED DISEASE RESISTANCE 2-like isoform X2, translating into MASTDCKKEVEWMRRVQSEGAVPLIDDPENSSNGWASPPGNKFMVRGPEYLSTKVKIPGGEYLLKSLGFDWIKSSTKIVDVLNNRNCRVRKAIDEEFPTGDKPFIWAFNLQVPSKDNYSAIAYFTTTDPIPQGSLMDQFVKGDDAFRNSRLKLIANIVKGPWIVRKAVSEQAICIIGRSLSCKYCIGDNFLEVDVDIGSSMVANAIVHLAFSYITTITVDLAFLIESQTESELPEQLLGAITLCGLNPASAGTIEPYSDSFTGNLPNSLPTRLWKTIGFGFSQILSPVAQDGSPNSGQTQANGIVHPVGYSADGTK; encoded by the exons ATGGCCAGCACTGATTGCAAAAAGGAGGTTGAATGGATGAGGAGAGTGCAATCAGAGGGAGCTGTTCCACTAATTGATGATCCAGAAAACAGTTCAAATGGTTGGGCTTCCCCACCTGGAAACAAGTTCATGGTTAGAGGTCCAGAGTATCTCTCAACCAAGGTTAAAATTCCCGGTGGCGAATATCTCTTAAAGTCTCTtggatttgattggattaaaagtTCAACAAAGATTGTAGATGTCCTAAATAATCGAAACTGCCGAGTCCGTAAAGCAATTGACGAAGAGTTTCCAACAGGTGATAAGCCTTTTATTTGGGCTTTCAATCTACAAGTCCCAAGTAAAGATAATTATAGTGCTATAGCATATTTTACAACCACAGATCCCATTCCTCAAGGATCTTTGATGGACCAGTTCGTGAAAGGTGATGACGCATTCAGGAACTCGAGGCTTAAATTGATTGCCAACATTGTCAAGGGCCCTTGGATAGTTAGAAAAGCAGTTTCAGAGCAGGCCATATGCATAATTGGACGTTCCCTTTCTTGTAAGTACTGTATAGGAGACAATTTTTTAGAAGTTGATGTGGATATTGGTTCTTCAATGGTTGCAAATGCAATTGTTCATCTGGCATTTAGTTACATAACAACAATAACTGTTGACCTAGCCTTTCTCATTGAGAGCCAAACTGAATCTGAGCTTCCAGAACAACTCTTAGGTGCTATAACATTGTGTGGCCTGAACCCTGCATCAGCTGGAACAATTGAACCATATTCTGATTCATTCACTGGTAATTTACCAAATTCACTGCCTACACGGCTATGGAAAACAATTGGTTTTGGGTTTTCTCAAATTCTTAGTCCAGTTGCCCAAGATGGTAGCCCTAACTCAGGCCAGACACAAGCTAATGGGATTGTTCATCCTGTAGGTTACAGTGCAGATGGTACAAAATG A
- the LOC107422074 gene encoding RHOMBOID-like protein 13, with the protein MGRPLFYEILEKPATSCIIGICCAIWFYIQKKHIGYSHVGLSYETAIEGHHWRIITSAFSHISILHLVFNMSALWSLGIVEKLGHLGLGVEYYLQYSLVMVVLSGLLVLGMYHILIQRFKLEYFRRVTAVGYSCVVFGWMTILSVKQPSSKLDLFGFLSLPISFAPFESLIFTSIIVPQASFLGHLSGIIVGYAIAWGLIHGMNNFWAVSMLGWIAVVFIFSLKRSGAYDFNFLEIESVTDPSLPSVRFLGSGNGRTLQMSALPVAGTELV; encoded by the coding sequence ATGGGAAGGCCATTGTTTTATGAGATCTTGGAAAAACCAGCCACAAGTTGTATCATAGGAATATGCTGTGCAATTTGGTTCTATATACAGAAAAAACACATTGGGTATTCACACGTGGGGTTGAGTTATGAAACCGCCATTGAAGGGCACCATTGGAGGATCATAACTTCAGCCTTTTCTCATATAAGCATACTTCATCTTGTATTCAACATGAGTGCACTTTGGAGTCTTGGGATAGTAGAGAAATTGGGGCATTTGGGACTTGGGGTGGAATATTATCTCCAGTACTCACTTGTCATGGTTGTACTCTCTGGGTTGCTAGTTTTGGGTATGTACCATATCCTGATCCAGAGATTCAAGCTTGAGTATTTTAGAAGAGTGACTGCTGTTGGATATTCTTGTGTTGTTTTTGGGTGGATGACCATTCTTTCTGTAAAGCAACCTTCTTCAAAGTTGGATCTTTTTGGGTTTCTTTCGCTTCCCATAAGTTTTGCTCCATTCGAGTCGCTGATTTTTACTTCGATTATTGTTCCACAAGCAAGTTTTCTAGGGCATTTATCAGGAATCATTGTTGGATATGCTATTGCATGGGGTTTGATTCATGGGATGAACAATTTTTGGGCAGTTTCGATGTTAGGATGGATTGCAGTTGTGTTTATATTCAGCTTGAAGCGCTCTGGTGCTTATGATTTTAAtttccttgagattgaatctgTTACAGATCCTTCCTTGCCATCCGTGCGGTTTCTTGGGTCAGGAAATGGTAGAACATTGCAAATGAGTGCATTACCAGTAGCAGGTACTGAGCTTGTGTAG
- the LOC107422075 gene encoding protein ENHANCED DISEASE RESISTANCE 2-like isoform X1, translating to MHVGNLGYHMASTDCKKEVEWMRRVQSEGAVPLIDDPENSSNGWASPPGNKFMVRGPEYLSTKVKIPGGEYLLKSLGFDWIKSSTKIVDVLNNRNCRVRKAIDEEFPTGDKPFIWAFNLQVPSKDNYSAIAYFTTTDPIPQGSLMDQFVKGDDAFRNSRLKLIANIVKGPWIVRKAVSEQAICIIGRSLSCKYCIGDNFLEVDVDIGSSMVANAIVHLAFSYITTITVDLAFLIESQTESELPEQLLGAITLCGLNPASAGTIEPYSDSFTGNLPNSLPTRLWKTIGFGFSQILSPVAQDGSPNSGQTQANGIVHPVGYSADGTK from the exons ATGCATGTTGGCAACCTAGG ATATCATATGGCCAGCACTGATTGCAAAAAGGAGGTTGAATGGATGAGGAGAGTGCAATCAGAGGGAGCTGTTCCACTAATTGATGATCCAGAAAACAGTTCAAATGGTTGGGCTTCCCCACCTGGAAACAAGTTCATGGTTAGAGGTCCAGAGTATCTCTCAACCAAGGTTAAAATTCCCGGTGGCGAATATCTCTTAAAGTCTCTtggatttgattggattaaaagtTCAACAAAGATTGTAGATGTCCTAAATAATCGAAACTGCCGAGTCCGTAAAGCAATTGACGAAGAGTTTCCAACAGGTGATAAGCCTTTTATTTGGGCTTTCAATCTACAAGTCCCAAGTAAAGATAATTATAGTGCTATAGCATATTTTACAACCACAGATCCCATTCCTCAAGGATCTTTGATGGACCAGTTCGTGAAAGGTGATGACGCATTCAGGAACTCGAGGCTTAAATTGATTGCCAACATTGTCAAGGGCCCTTGGATAGTTAGAAAAGCAGTTTCAGAGCAGGCCATATGCATAATTGGACGTTCCCTTTCTTGTAAGTACTGTATAGGAGACAATTTTTTAGAAGTTGATGTGGATATTGGTTCTTCAATGGTTGCAAATGCAATTGTTCATCTGGCATTTAGTTACATAACAACAATAACTGTTGACCTAGCCTTTCTCATTGAGAGCCAAACTGAATCTGAGCTTCCAGAACAACTCTTAGGTGCTATAACATTGTGTGGCCTGAACCCTGCATCAGCTGGAACAATTGAACCATATTCTGATTCATTCACTGGTAATTTACCAAATTCACTGCCTACACGGCTATGGAAAACAATTGGTTTTGGGTTTTCTCAAATTCTTAGTCCAGTTGCCCAAGATGGTAGCCCTAACTCAGGCCAGACACAAGCTAATGGGATTGTTCATCCTGTAGGTTACAGTGCAGATGGTACAAAATG A